A genomic region of Caulobacter sp. NIBR2454 contains the following coding sequences:
- a CDS encoding glycosidase, protein MADFEIDKLVFGPLDVDLSRSPLRKSLDAPTFVLGAFNPGLCRLPNGNLLLMVRVAEALRDPIDERHVYSIRWTPDGYVRDAFALADANTADPRVFQLTHHHSRVLGLTSLSWLLPVELTPDGLEVAAVHYDRAIEPEASYQMYGVEDPRITLIDGVYYMTSCSVSPERHSTTLYTSTDGMDWKLEGIILDHQNKDMLFFEGTIDGAFHALTRPQGECYFAYPPDSEWLGGASINLARSPDALHWRPLHGTGIRPRKGSKANMRLGGGAQPVRTDKGWLVLYHGVQTQDLIGIYRTFWALLDLDDPSKILRLEDEIPLLEGRADLTAHLEEHMYIHDVVFTTGIADGGEVWIVASGEADLACRMTHIPKSVFD, encoded by the coding sequence AATCCCGGCCTCTGCAGACTGCCCAATGGCAATCTGCTGCTGATGGTGCGAGTGGCGGAGGCGCTGCGCGATCCCATCGACGAAAGGCACGTCTACAGCATCCGATGGACGCCGGACGGGTACGTGCGCGACGCCTTTGCGCTGGCTGACGCCAACACCGCCGACCCACGTGTCTTTCAACTGACCCATCACCATTCGCGGGTGCTTGGGCTGACATCTCTGTCCTGGCTTTTGCCGGTGGAGCTGACGCCGGACGGGCTGGAGGTGGCGGCGGTCCACTACGACCGGGCCATAGAGCCGGAGGCGTCGTACCAGATGTACGGGGTCGAGGACCCACGCATCACTCTGATCGACGGGGTCTATTACATGACCAGCTGCTCGGTCAGTCCGGAGCGGCATTCGACGACGCTGTACACCTCGACCGACGGCATGGATTGGAAGCTCGAGGGGATCATCCTCGATCATCAGAACAAGGACATGCTGTTCTTCGAAGGCACGATTGACGGGGCCTTCCATGCGCTGACCCGACCGCAGGGAGAGTGCTACTTCGCCTATCCGCCCGACAGCGAATGGCTGGGCGGGGCCTCTATCAACCTGGCGCGTTCGCCGGACGCCCTGCACTGGCGGCCGCTCCACGGCACGGGCATCCGGCCGCGAAAGGGCTCGAAAGCCAATATGCGCCTGGGCGGCGGGGCGCAGCCGGTGCGGACCGATAAGGGTTGGCTTGTGCTGTATCACGGCGTGCAGACCCAGGACCTGATCGGGATCTACCGCACCTTCTGGGCGCTGCTGGACCTGGATGACCCCAGCAAAATCCTGCGGCTGGAGGATGAAATCCCGCTGCTGGAGGGGCGGGCGGATCTGACCGCGCACTTGGAAGAGCATATGTACATACACGACGTGGTCTTCACGACCGGGATCGCCGATGGAGGCGAGGTCTGGATCGTGGCCTCTGGCGAGGCCGATCTTGCCTGCCGCATGACTCACATTCCCAAGAGCGTCTTCGACTGA
- a CDS encoding TrmH family RNA methyltransferase has translation MIVSIHDPDDPRIAAYRDVRERDLVGREGLFIAEGEVVLRCLIRSPRCETLSLLLLERQAERLAPMLADLQPEVSVYVADPSVMDAIVGFPIHRGILALGRRPVEPGADDLLASLPERAVVLCLFGIANHDNMGGLFRNAAAFGVDAVLMDSDCCDPLYRKAIRVSVGAALLTPFVRLTPGADVVGLLERQGFQPLALSPSGERTLAQTVRPDRVAVLLGAEGPGLSPDLMARATTVRIPMAGGFDSLNVSTTAGIVLHHLTSQ, from the coding sequence ATGATCGTTTCCATCCATGACCCTGACGATCCGCGGATCGCGGCTTATCGCGACGTGCGCGAGCGTGATCTGGTGGGGCGAGAGGGACTGTTCATCGCCGAGGGCGAGGTGGTGCTGCGCTGCCTGATCCGCAGCCCGCGTTGCGAGACCCTGTCGCTGCTGTTGCTGGAGCGTCAGGCGGAACGGTTGGCCCCCATGCTGGCGGACCTTCAGCCGGAAGTTTCGGTCTATGTGGCGGACCCGTCAGTGATGGACGCCATCGTCGGATTTCCGATTCATCGTGGGATTCTGGCTCTTGGGCGGCGACCGGTAGAGCCGGGCGCCGATGACCTTCTGGCTAGCCTGCCCGAACGCGCCGTTGTGCTATGCTTGTTCGGGATCGCCAATCACGACAACATGGGCGGGCTGTTCCGCAACGCCGCCGCCTTCGGGGTTGATGCGGTCCTGATGGACTCCGACTGCTGCGATCCGCTTTACCGCAAGGCGATCCGGGTGTCGGTCGGCGCCGCGCTGTTGACGCCTTTCGTGCGGCTCACTCCGGGCGCTGATGTGGTCGGGCTGCTGGAACGGCAAGGTTTCCAGCCTCTGGCCTTAAGCCCGAGCGGTGAGCGGACGTTGGCCCAGACGGTGAGACCAGATCGCGTCGCGGTGCTGCTCGGCGCCGAGGGCCCAGGACTGTCGCCGGATTTGATGGCCAGAGCGACGACGGTGCGCATTCCCATGGCGGGCGGCTTTGACTCCCTGAACGTATCGACCACGGCCGGGATCGTCCTGCATCACCTGACCAGCCAATGA